The following DNA comes from Streptomyces pristinaespiralis.
CCTACCGCGCCCTGTACGAGGCGGCCGGCCGCGAACGCGAACGCCTCGCGGTCCTGGGCGCGGCGCCCCACGACACCGTCGGCGTCCTCGCCCGCACCTCACCCGCCGCGATCGCCCTCGTCCTGGCCGGCCTGCTGTCCCAGCGCCCCCTCCTGCTGCCCTCCCCGGCCCCCGCCGGACGGCTCGCGGACCTGGCCGCCCAGGCAGGCTGCGCCCGCGTCCTGGTCCCCGCCGGCGAACCACGCCCCGTCCGCCTGCCGCCGTCGGCGGCCGACGCCCTGCCCCGCCCCGCCGGCGAACGGCCCGCCCTGCTGTTCACCACATCCGGCACCACCGCACCGCCCAGGATCGTGCCGCTGGCACGCACGGCCGTGGACCGCTTCACCACCTGGGCCGCCGGCCGCTTCGGCATCGGCCCCGGCACCACCGTCCTCGGCACCGGCCACCTCGCCGCCGCGTCGAGCCTCCTCGACCTGTGGACCCCGCTCGCCGCCGGCGCCACCGTCGTCCTCGCCGAACCGGGCCGGGCCGCGGACGCCGCCGGCCTGCTGGAACTCCTCACCCGCCACGACATCCACCTCGTGGCCGCCCGCCCCACGCTCCACGCACCGCTCACCGACGCCGCCCGCGTCGCCGGCACCACCCTCAGCGGCGTCCGCCACGTCGTGTTCACCGGCCGCGCCCTGCCCGACCGCACCGTCGCCGCGCTGCCGCACCTGCTCCCCGGCGCACGCCTGCACAACCTCTACGGCTGCACCGAGACCAGCCCCAGC
Coding sequences within:
- a CDS encoding AMP-binding protein, producing MNTPAGLVAGFLTQVRHRPDATALIHGGEPTTYRALYEAAGRERERLAVLGAAPHDTVGVLARTSPAAIALVLAGLLSQRPLLLPSPAPAGRLADLAAQAGCARVLVPAGEPRPVRLPPSAADALPRPAGERPALLFTTSGTTAPPRIVPLARTAVDRFTTWAAGRFGIGPGTTVLGTGHLAAASSLLDLWTPLAAGATVVLAEPGRAADAAGLLELLTRHDIHLVAARPTLHAPLTDAARVAGTTLSGVRHVVFTGRALPDRTVAALPHLLPGARLHNLYGCTETSPSLVHEIDTSATVFPPVPVGRPLPGVRTLLIGAPSTPVHGPGTGELYVSTPFQSPGYLGRAPHRDPFTTHPLGADDGRTWFRTGDLVRRDADGLLHLTGRAGDTRTTVRGNRHRTGTPAPAVRRPAAAGRPPATTRRAGRAAPGRPHEPIPVQGRTS